Proteins encoded in a region of the Podospora pseudopauciseta strain CBS 411.78 chromosome 6, whole genome shotgun sequence genome:
- a CDS encoding hypothetical protein (EggNog:ENOG503PYE9) produces MYLVTLILAALTLLAHQTLAQKPTRTLPTLPTWPTPTPDPGGPLPASCTYRPTATWYKTSGCAVTCATSIRCNADFPVIVPCGCTRASVAPTTTSICPTASDCQQCTTSWGIYVTTQSNCASNARVTGRAEANDAHRWKEEGMARYARPLRA; encoded by the exons ATGTATCTCGTAACCCTCATCCTAGCAGCCCTTACCCTTCTAGC CCACCAAACCCTCGCCCAAAAACCAACAAGAActctccccaccctcccaacctGGCCAACACCCACCCCAGACCCTGGAGGACCTCTCCCGGCATCATGCACCTACCGCCCGACAGCAACCTGGTATAAGACATCAGGCTGTGCGGTGACCTGCGCCACTAGCATCCGTTGCAATGCCGATT TCCCGGTAATCGTCCCCTGCGGGTGCACAAGAGCCTCAGTGGCACCAACGACAACGTCCATCTGCCCCACAGCCTCCGACTGCCAGCAATGTACCACCAGCTGGGGGATCTATGTCACCACGCAGTCGAATTGTGCCTCGAATGCTAGGGTGACTGGCAGAGCTGAGGCAAATGACGCGCACCGCTGGAAAGAAGAGGGGATGGCCAGATATGCAAGGCCTTTGCGGGCTTGA
- the HHF1_2 gene encoding Histone H4 (COG:B; EggNog:ENOG503P3ZX), whose translation MADKVVLPLLLVRILGRSKRQKIESGLAPEKNRCFPFSASSRKSRRVFLQPSVEKQFQGGVNTQSKHLTRVRVYL comes from the coding sequence ATGGCTGATAAGGTGGTTCTGCCCCTCCTGCTGGTACGTATCCTGGGGAGAtccaaaagacaaaaaatCGAATCTGGACTAGCGCCAGAAAAAAACAGGTGCTTCCCCTTCTCTGCAAGCTCTCGAAAATCGAGACGCGTCTTCCTCCAGCCGTCAGTCGAGAAACAGTTTCAAGGCGGGGTCAACACGCAGTCCAAACACCTCACAAGGGTCCGTGTCTACCTCTAG
- the prp3 gene encoding U4/U5/U6 small nuclear ribonucleoprotein prp3 (COG:A; EggNog:ENOG503NW0X; BUSCO:EOG092621ZV): MDRNQQMGGGLGPRHDPSSRIQKTESAADRLAALKARVANAVGSSKAKGGLGLNTPLHPALADLGAPIKPADSSRSAHGQRPVPDSSKNSKPKPFGMPGSSNDGPRPNPYLEPSHGPTGKARESRQLIFNQKGKYIAQAQALRRQAQLEEMKKRIADQARKAGLDEDRDVEKAFVVEAPPDLEWWDEGLIDGKDYSGFPDSLKIDTPDSIITLYIQHPVAIEPPQEKLAHEPKPMYLTPKEQAKLRRNRRMADLKEKQTLMKLGLMEAPPPKVKQKNLMRVLGDEAVRDPTAVEARVRKEIAARLDKHLEANEERKLTKEQRHEKLAANQAKDAAKGIHILVFKINSLANGQHRYKISLNAQQNGLNGVCIMHPKFNLVIVEGGEHSINNYKKLMTRRIDWTEALPSRERNVQVGAYNTATQATVREWLKPEDEKGQLKDLSGNKCVLLFEGETKAQAFKKWGSKVFETDQEAREFLARVKMDSFWTQAKNTPS; encoded by the coding sequence ATGGACCGCAATCAGCAAATGGGCGGCGGACTTGGTCCCCGTCATGACCCGTCCTCCAGAATCCAGAAAACCGAGTCAGCAGCCGATCGACTTGCCGCCCTGAAGGCACGGGTTGCGAATGCCGTCGGGAGTTCCAAAGCAAAGGGTGGACTTGGACTCAACACCCCTTTACATCCGGCCCTCGCTGACCTTGGCGCCCCGATCAAACCCGCCGACTCATCTCGATCAGCTCATGGCCAGCGGCCGGTTCCCGACTCCTCAAAGAACTCCAAACCAAAGCCCTTTGGCATGCCCGGATCTTCCAACGATGGCCCTCGACCAAACCCATATCTCGAGCCAAGCCATGGCCCAACAGGAAAGGCAAGAGAATCGCGACAGCTCATCTTCAACCAGAAAGGAAAATACATCGCCCAGGCACAAGCCCTCCGACGACAGGCCCAGCTGGAGGAAATGAAGAAGAGAATCGCCGATCAAGCACGCAAGGCAGGATTAGACGAAGACCGCGACGTGGAGAAGGCATTTGTGGTGGAAGCCCCCCCAGATCTGGAATGGTGGGACGAAGGTCTTATCGACGGCAAGGACTACAGCGGCTTCCCAGACTCGCTCAAGATCGACACTCCCGACAGTATCATCACTCTATATATCCAGCATCCCGTTGCAATCGAACCACCACAAGAGAAGCTGGCCCATGAGCCCAAGCCAATGTACCTGACGCCAAAGGAACAGGCCAAGCTCCGGAGAAACAGGCGCATGGCCGATCTCAAAGAAAAGCAAACCCTCATGAAACTCGGTCTCATGGAAGCTCCCCCGCCAAAGGTCAAACAAAAGAATTTGATGCGTGTACTCGGTGACGAGGCTGTTCGTGATCCCACGGCAGTCGAAGCCCGAGTCAGGAAGGAGATTGCGGCGCGTCTTGACAAGCACTTGGAGGCGAACGAGGAGCGCAAGTTGACAAAGGAGCAGCGGCATGAGAAACTCGCCGCCAACCAAGCAAAGGACGCAGCCAAGGGCATTCATATCCTGGTTTTCAAGATCAACAGTCTAGCCAACGGACAACACAGGTACAAGATCTCACTGAATGCACAGCAAAACGGGCTCAACGGAGTCTGTATCATGCATCCGAAATTCAACCTGGTGATTGTAGAGGGAGGCGAGCACAGTATCAACAACTACAAGAagctgatgacgaggagaatTGACTGGACAGAGGCTTTACCGTCGAGGGAAAGGAATGTTCAGGTTGGGGCGTACAACACTGCTACGCAGGCTACggtgagggagtggttgAAACCAGAGGATGAAAAGGGGCAGCTGAAGGACTTGTCGGGGAATAAGTGTGTGTTGCTTTTCGAGGGAGAGACGAAGGCGCAGGCGTTCAAGAAGTGGGGGAGCAAGGTCTTTGAGACGGAtcaggaggcgagggagttTTTGGCGAGGGTGAAGATGGATAGTTTTTGGACGCAGGCGAAGAATACCCCTTCTTAG
- the HHT1 gene encoding histone H3.1 (COG:B; EggNog:ENOG503P1RT), producing MARTKQTARKSTGGKAPRKQLASKAARKSAPSTGGVKKPHQRYKPGTVALREIRRYQKSTELLIRKLPFQRLVREIAQDFKSDLRFQSSAIGALQESVESYLVSLFEDTNLCAIHAKRVTIQSKDIQLARRLRGERN from the exons ATGGCCCGCACCAAGCAGACCGCCCGCAAGTCCACCGGTGGCAAGGCTCCCCGCAAGCAGCTCGCCTCCAAGGCCGCCCGCAAGAGCGCCCCCTCCACTGGCGGTGTCAAGAAGCCTCAC CAGAGATATAAGCCCGGTACCGTCGCTCTCCGTGAGATTCGTCGCTACCAGAAGTCGACTGAGCTTCTCATCCGCAAGCTCCCCTTCCAGCGTCTCGTTCGCGAGATTGCCCAGGACTTCAAGTCCGACCTCCGCTTCCAGTCTTCCGCCATTGGTGCTCTCCAGGAGTCCGTCGAGTCTTACCTCGTCTCCCTCTTCGAGGACACCAACCTGTGCGCTATCCACGCCAAGCGCGTCACCATCCAGAGCAAGGACATCCAGCTTGCCCGCCGCCTCCGTGGTGAGCGCAACTAA
- a CDS encoding hypothetical protein (EggNog:ENOG503P21S; COG:H), whose amino-acid sequence MLTRVLQMATKPKITLFVDTVSPFAYAAYHILRNDPIFRNIEVEYIPIFLGGLMHKCGNTAPIKIKNKDKWINLERLRWSTLFSIPMFPGLPPDFPAPSLPIMRSLATLSPAQLTPALDLLFKKHWADGVATHKPEILKETLVELFGEEEASKVLEKAKTVGKEALIRNTDRAFDEGAFGLPWFSVTNAKGEREGFWGVDHLGQVVGFLGLEGELKTARRGEGTKGWRAVL is encoded by the exons ATGCTAACCCGAGTACTCCAGATGGCCACCAAACCCAAAATCACCCTCTTCGTTGACACCGTCAGCCCCTTTGCCTACGCAGCATACCACATCCTCCGG AACGACCCAATCTTCCGCAATATAGAAGTAGAATACATCCCCATCTTCCTGGGGGGCTTGATGCACAAATGCGGTAACACCGCTCCCATCAAAATCAAGA ACAAAGACAAATGGATAAACCTCGAACGCCTCCGCTGgtccaccctcttctccatccccATGTTCCCCGGCCTCCCGCCCGACTTCCCCGCCCCTTCCCTACCCATAATGCGCTCCCTCGCCACGCTTTCCCCCGCCCAGCTCACACCCGCGCTGGACCTCCTCTTCAAAAAGCACTGGGCCGACGGGGTAGCTACGCACAAACCGGAAATCTTGAAAGAGACCTTGGTGGAgctgtttggggaggaggaagcgaGTAAAGTGttggagaaggccaagactGTTGGGAAGGAGGCACTGATCAGGAACACTGACCGGGCTTTTGACGAGGGGGCGTTTGGGCTGCCTTGGTTTAGTGTGACGAATGCtaagggggagagggaggggttttggggggttgatcaTTTGGGCCAGGTggtggggtttttggggttggagggggaatTGAAGACTGCtaggaggggggaggggactAAGGGGTGGAGGGCAGTTTTgtga
- a CDS encoding hypothetical protein (BUSCO:EOG092605OK; EggNog:ENOG503NVF6; COG:K) translates to MNISQPVSSTLDSVDFQFLTSDEIRAVSVKRIENPVTFDTLLNPVPGGLYDPALGSWGDAPCRTCGLNQAQCPGHPGHIELAVPCYHPVFMDQAFRFLRSMCIYCHHFRTARREIHRFACMLKLLQYGLLHEAQLVDAISESELGGEKLKSMRLPDIPNMDDEAEDEGSTTDVTMRAREAYVRQVLKEHRTRLSAGDIKRAKHEGAAEMRRALLKELFATLVKEKRCKSCDGISPTLRKDRYVKIFERGLSSKDKATMAQAGRKSRDALTMTNKNKKDADGEDEGVADMESEPEPEDEGEGDSLDEGGDVAMKDAETETQTKSKTKASAPQRFLNSMEVKGRLDLLFQAEREIMSLIFNTRPPTKASRSKPITADIFFIHTLMVPPNRMRPEARMGENQITEAEQNSLYKKIIEKSSAVGQISREIALGKKAVVQEGRRPRDLNHLYQAWTELQEAVNSLMDRDKNPIQGNAGKRNEEGIKQKLEKKEGLFRKNMMGKRVNFAARSVISPDPNIETSEIGVPPVFAVKLTYPEPVTHFNFKDLQQAVINGVEKWPGAAAIENENGQVVNLRNKSLEERVALANTLLAPSTNSFANLRGKKVLRHLTNGDVVLMNRQPTLHKPSMMGHRVRVLPGEKTLRMHYANCNSYNADFDGDEMNMHFPQNEIARAEALQLANTDSQYVSGTGGSPLRGLIQDHLSVSVILCNKDTFFSKGDYMQLVYAGLRPESGHITGEKILTVPPAMIKPRPLWTGKQVIDTVLKNIKPANCGDLWMQSGTKIKARSWGDHSPEEGEVAVRDGILVHGILDKSQLGSSDGGLVHAVHEVYGPGVAAKLLSCLGRLLTRYLAMVAFTCGMDDLRMTPKGEQDRKELIKEAKHIGLEVAAKYVSLEEQKPTKDDPLLLERLEEVLRDDKKQEGLELLTNQRVAKLSSEITRVCLPAGLEKPFPHNHMQSMTISGAKGSTVNANLISCNLGQQTLEGRRVPVMISGRTLPSFRPFDTDARAGGYIVQRFLTGIRPQEYYFHHMAGREGLIDTAVKTSRSGYLQRCLVKGMEGLAVSYDSSVRDSDGSVVQFLYGEDSVDITKQKYLNDFEFVLRNLDSELPQLRFHEDGTQALFENKDEIIKRMKSAIRSIGTRNPQDPVTSKLEPSRYGFATSEKFFNRMMDYLKTNKHGLIKEKGSKEKAGQISRKTAEKILAAKYIRSLVEPGEAVGITAGQSVGEPSTQLTLNTFHLAGHSAKNVTLGVPRLREILMTASANISTPSMTLVLNEELSEQDGERFAKSISVLPLSHVTKDATVVEKVGVGIAHKVAKTFDIRLRFFESEEYSKMYAISISDVLGTVEKKFIPLLCKIIQKELKKIDKQKGSASAPEIGVKVGTIETAAATSSGDREARGGDDDDDDDDEDDAGGAKRRANRSEAVSYGPNDDDDDAIQRQLQRETEEADDGEDDDEAYGGSPRPERRRDDKSLEAEAASRVKEKNEDVASFKADTVGGEWVKFTLEYPASMPKLLMLNLVQEAVNKAVIQEIAHIGNATLEPIKKRDPATGEEVIKELLVHTEGVNLRAMQLYADYINPNKLQTNDIAQVLEFYGVEAARANIVRELSGVFDSHGIAVDKRHLSLIADYMTRNGGFSPFNRIGLTGNVSPFTKMSYETTVGFLKDAVMDGEWDPLMTPSSRLVVGKLGGLGTGAFDLLTQVPTAHGVANF, encoded by the exons ATGAACATTTCACAGCCCGTGTCGTCGACTCTCGACAGCGTCGACTTCCAGTTCCTCACATCCGACGAGATCCGCGCAGTCTCTGTCAAACGCATTGAAAATCCCGTCACCTTCGACACACTTCTCAATCCTGTTCCAGGCGGTCTCTATGACCCAGCTCTCGGCTCATGGGGCGATGCGCC ATGCCGCACCTGCGGTCTGAACCAGGCACAATGCCCTGGTCATCCAGGTCATATTGAGCTTGCTGTACCTTGTTACCACCCAGTATTCATGGACCAGGCTTTCCGATTCCTTCGTTCCATGTGTATTTACTGCCATCACTTTCGAACGGCCCGCCGCGAGATCCACCGCTTTGCCTGTATGCTCAAGCTTCTTCAGTACGGCTTGCTCCATGAAGCGCAGCTGGTCGATGCCATCTCCGAGAGCGAACTCGGAGGAGAGAAGCTCAAGAGCATGAGGCTCCCCGACATCCCCAACATGGacgacgaggccgaggacgaggggaGCACAACAGATGTCACCATGAGAGCTAGAGAAGCCTATGTTCGCCAAGTGTTGAAGGAGCACAGGACACGCCTCAGTGCGGGCGATATCAAGCGAGCGAAGCACGAAGGTGCGGCCGAGATGAGGAGAGCCTTGTTGAAGGAGCTCTTCGCCACGTTagtgaaggagaagagatgCAAGAGCTGCGATGGCATCAGCCCAACGCTGCGCAAGGACCGCTATGTCAAGATCTTCGAGCGCGGCCTCAGTTCCAAGGACAAGGCCACTATGGCTCAGGCTGGGCGAAAAAGCCGCGACGCCTTGACCATgaccaacaagaacaagaaggatGCCGACGGTGAGGATGAAGGTGTTGCTGATATGGAATCAGAACCAGAACcagaagatgaaggagagggggataGTCTCGACGAGGGCGGTGATGTGGCTATGAAGGATGCCGAAACCGAAACCCAGACAAAGTCGAAAACGAAAGCCTCAGCCCCCCAGCGCTTCCTCAACTCGATGGAAGTCAAGGGccgcctcgacctcctcttccaagcCGAGCGGGAAATCATGTCGCTGATTTTCAACACTCGTCCACCGACCAAGGCTTCTCGCTCGAAGCCTATCACCGCCGACATCTTCTTCATTCACACGCTCATGGTTCCTCCAAACAGGATGCGCCCAGAGGCTCGGATGGGTGAGAACCAAATCACCGAAGCCGAGCAAAACAGTCTCTACAAGAAGATCATTGAAAAGTCTTCCGCTGTTGGACAGATCTCTAGAGAGATTGCCCTCGGGAAGAAAGCCGTCGTTCAGGAAGGCAGGAGACCACGGGATCTGAACCACCTTTACCAAGCCTGGACTGAGCTTCAGGAAGCTGTCAACAGTTTGATGGATCGCGACAAGAACCCGATCCAGGGTAACGCTGGCAAGAGAAACGAGGAGGGTATCAAGCAGAAGCTtgaaaagaaggagggtcTGTTCCGCAAGAACATGATGGGCAAGCGTGTCAACTTTGCCGCTAGATCAGTCATCAGTCCTGACCCCAACATCGAGACGTCCGAAATCGGTGTCCCACCCGTCTTCGCGGTGAAGCTTACTTACCCAGAACCTGTTACTCATTTCAACTTCAAAGACCTCCAACAGGCCGTGATCAACGGTGTCGAAAAGTGGCCCGGTGCTGCGGCTATCGAGAACGAAAATGGCCAGGTTGTCAACCTGCGAAACAAGTCTCTGGAGGAAAGAGTAGCTCTGGCCAACACGCTTCTCGCCCCATCAACCAACTCCTTTGCCAATCTCAGGGGCAAGAAAGTACTCCGTCACCTCACCAACGGTGATGTTGTCTTGATGAACCGTCAGCCTACACTTCACAAGCCATCTATGATGGGTCACCGTGTCCGTGTTTTGCCAGGCGAGAAGACGTTACGTATGCACTACGCCAACTGTAACTCGTACAACGCCGATTTCGACGGTGACGAGATGAACATGCATTTCCCACAAAACGAGATTGCTCGTGCCGAGGCTCTCCAGCTTGCCAACACAGACAGCCAGTACGTCAGTGGAACAGGCGGCTCGCCGTTGCGCGGTTTGATTCAGGACCACTTGTCAGTCTCTGTCATTCTCTGCAACAAGGACACTTTCTTCAGCAAGGGCGACTACATGCAACTCGTGTACGCCGGTCTCCGCCCCGAAAGTGGGCACATCACGGGAGAAAAGATCCTGACAGTACCCCCAGCCATGATCAAGCCAAGACCACTCTGGACTGGAAAGCAGGTTATCGACACCGTTCTGAAGAATATCAAGCCGGCCAACTGTGGCGATCTCTGGATGCAGTCTGgcaccaagatcaaggcaAGAAGCTGGGGCGACCATTCTcctgaagaaggcgaggtcGCAGTCCGGGATGGAATTCTCGTTCACGGTATTCTGGACAAGTCACAGCTCGGTTCCAGCGATGGCGGCCTTGTCCACGCTGTTCACGAAGTCTACGGCCCCGGCGTCGCGGCTAAGCTGCTGAGTTGCCTGGGTCGCCTCCTCACACGCTATCTCGCCATGGTTGCATTCACTTGCGGAATGGATGATCTGCGTATGACACCAAAGGGCGAACAGGACCGCAAGGAGTTGATCAAGGAAGCTAAGCATATTGGTCTCGAAGTTGCGGCCAAGTACGTATCTTTGGAGgagcaaaagccaaccaagGATGACCCTCTGCTTCTGGAACGCCTCGAGGAAGTTTTAAGAGACGACAAGAAGCAGGAAGGCCTCGAGTTGTTGACCAATCAACGGGTCGCCAAGCTCTCTTCCGAGATCACAAGAGTCTGCTTGCCCGCCGGTCTCGAGAAGCCTTTCCCCCACAACCACATGCAGTCTATGACAATCTCTGGTGCCAAGGGTTCCACTGTCAATGCCAACCTGATCAGTTGCAACTTGGGACAGCAGACACTAGAAGGTCGTCGTGTGCCCGTCATGATTTCAGGTCGGACTCTACCCAGTTTCCGCCCCTTCGACACAGATGCACGGGCTGGTGGCTATATTGTGCAGCGTTTCTTGACTGGTATTCGCCCACAGGAGTACTACTTCCATCACATGGCCGGTCGTGAAGGTCTGATCGACACAGCCGTCAAAACGTCGAGATCCGGTTACTTGCAGAGATGTCTTGTCAAGGGAATGGAAGGCTTGGCTGTCTCTTATGACAGCTCTGTCAGAGACTCTGATGGGTCTGTCGTGCAGTTCTTGTACGGTGAGGATTCGGTCGATATTACCAAGCAAAAGTATCTGAACGATTTCGAGTTTGTACTGCGCAATCTGGACAGTGAGCTGCCACAGTTGAGGTTCCACGAGGACGGCACTCAAGCACTCTTTGAGAATAAGGATGAGATCATCAAGCGGATGAAATCGGCCATCAGGTCGATTGGCACCCGCAACCCACAAGACCCCGTCACGTCCAAGCTTGAGCCTTCCCGATATGGCTTTGCCACTTCGGAGAAGTTCTTCAACCGCATGATGGACTACCTCAAGACAAACAAGCACGGTttgatcaaggagaagggatCCAAGGAGAAAGCCGGCCAGATCTCCCGCAAGACCGCCGAAAAGATCCTGGCAGCCAAGTATATCAGGTCTCTTGTTGAGCCCGGCGAGGCTGTCGGTATCACAGCAGGCCAGTCTGTCGGTGAACCTTCGACTCAGCTGACGCTCAACACGTTCCATTTGGCTGGTCACAGTGCAAAGAACGTCACACTGGGTGTGCCTCGTCTTCGTGAAATTCTCATGACGGCCTCTGCCAACATCAGCACTCCATCGATGACACTTGTTCTCAACGAAGAGCTTTCGGAACAGGACGGTGAGCGGTTCGCCAAGAGTATCAGCGTCCTGCCTCTGTCGCACGTCACCAAGGATGCAACTGTGGTGGAAAAGGTCGGGGTTGGCATCGCCCACAAGGTGGCCAAGACCTTTGATATCAGACTGCGCTTTTTCGAGAGTGAGGAATACTCCAAGATGTACGCCATCTCGATTTCCGATGTGCTCGGAACCGTAGAAAAGAAGTTCATCCCGCTGCTTTGCAAGATCATCcagaaggagctcaagaagatTGACAAACAGAAGGGATCTGCATCGGCGCCTGAAATCGGTGTCAAGGTTGGCACTATtgagacggcggcggcaacctCTTCGGGCGACAGGGAGGCTCGCGgtggtgacgatgacgatgatgacgacgacgaggatgatgccgGCGGTGCCAAGCGGAGAGCCAACCGGTCCGAGGCTGTTTCTTATGGTCccaacgatgacgacgacgatgccATTCAGAGGCAACTGCAGCGGGAGACTGAAGAGgccgatgatggggaggacgatgacgaggccTACGGCGGCAGCCCGCGACCCGAGCGCCGGCGCGACGACAAGAGCCTTGAAGCTGAGGCAGCCTCCCgtgtcaaggagaagaacgAGGACGTAGCATCGTTCAAGGCCGATACTGTCGGCGGCGAGTGGGTCAAGTTCACCCTCGAATACCCAGCCTCCATGCCCAAGCTGCTTATGCTCAACCTCGTCCAGGAGGCGGTCAACAAGGCCGTCATCCAGGAGATTGCGCACATTGGCAATGCGACCCTTGAGCCTATCAAGAAGAGAGATCCCGCgactggggaggaggtgatcaAGGAGCTGCTGGTCCACACCGAGGGTGTCAACCTGAGGGCTATGCAGCTGTATGCTGATtacatcaaccccaacaagcTCCAGACCAACGACATTGCCCAGGTGCTCGAGTTTTATGGTGtcgaggcggcgagggcgaaTATTGTGAGGGAACTGTCGGGCGTTTTCGACTCTCACGGTATTGCTGTCGACAAGCGCCATTTGAGCTTGATCGCCGATTACATGACCAGGAATGGCGGGTTCAGCCCTTTCAACCGCATTGGTTTGACGGGCAATGTCTCGCCTTTTACCAAGATGAGTTATG AAACTACCGTCGGCTTCCTCAAGGATGCGGTCATGGACGGTGAATGGGATCCCCTCATGACACCTTCGTCGAGACTGGTTGTGGGTAAATTGGGTGGCTTGGGAACTGGAGCGTTTGACTTGCTCACGCAGGTACCGACTGCTCATGGAGTGGCCAATTTTTAG
- a CDS encoding hypothetical protein (COG:S; EggNog:ENOG503P5DI), whose translation MDLTPPALTRSPSTPAHTYCPSERSSLDYPSPGLEQQYKISSLYGEPSCAVTPPMDTDNSLPPLDSMSQSWDNTVIHHPMSSASSMPSILSSEYESFNSYSYGHDVYHSHPSHAHSIHSSTPPPTGSAPRSPAIQPRSMPYTPATSVPGSMTPRVKMEGTPSEYGHMEASQYPSPRSVHTSFPSDNGPYTGSSAGYLSDSGSSATWHKPDYHPVEPDQFYPGAASGPQASSFMYDAKRQFRVQRPRRAPRRLTTKEEANFVCEVKGCGKMFSRSYNFKAHMETHDEKREYPFPCQVTDCNKKFVRKTDLQRHHQSVHMKERNHKCDYCSRMFARKDTLRRHMEDGCSKRFDIGTLDLRAESFDPSSMHHNRGMGPAMGHMIPPPGGLPPMAIPPLCSTSVLGSMQPTMRRDEHHHSQVHPWGR comes from the exons atgGATCTCACACCGCCTGCTCTCACCAGGTCGCCATCCACCCCAGCGCACACCTACTGCCCTTCAGAGAGGTCCTCGCTCGACTACCCATCACCTGGACTTGAGCAACAGTACAAGATCTCGTCGTTATATGGGGAGCCGTCCTGCGCCGTGACCCCTCCCATGGACACTGACAACTCACTGCCACCACTCGACTCGATGAGCCAATCTTGGGACAACACCGTCATCCACCATCCCATGTCTTCTGCCTCCAGCATGCCTAGCATCCTCTCCTCAGAGTATGAGAGCTTCAACAGCTACTCATACGGCCACGACGTCTACCACTCCCACCCTAGCCACGCCCACTCGATCCACTCGTCGACTCCTCCACCGACTGGCTCTGCCCCCCGATCACCTGCCATCCAGCCCAGGTCCATGCCTTACACTCCCGCCACTTCCGTGCCCGGCTCCATGACACCCCGGGTCAAGATGGAGGGCACCCCTTCCGAGTACGGCCACATGGAGGCGTCCCAGTACCCATCACCCCGATCTGTTCACACCTCGTTCCCTTCGGACAACGGTCCCTACACGGGCAGCTCAGCCGGCTATCTTTCCGACAGCGGATCCTCGGCCACCTGGCACAAGCCCGACTACCACCCAGTAGAGCCAGACCAGTTCTACCCGGGGGCGGCCAGCGGGCCACAGGCCTCGAGCTTCATGTACGACGCCAAGCGACAGTTCCGGGTCCAGCGGCCACGAAGGGCGCCCCGCCGGCTGacgaccaaggaggaggccaactTTGTCTGCGAGGTCAAGGGGTGCGGCAAGATGTTCAGCCGCAGCTACAACTTCAAAGCGCACATGGAGACGCACGACGAGAAGAGGGAGTATCCCTTCCCCTGCCAGGTGACGGACTGCAACAAGAAGTTTGTGCGCAAGACGGATCTCCAGCGCCACCACCAGAGCGTGCACATGAAGGAGCGGAACCACAAGTGCGATTACTGCTCGAGGATGTTTGCCAGGAAGGATACCCTTAGGAG ACACATGGAAGACGGCTGCTCCAAGCGTTTTGACATTGGGACTCTGGACCTTCGGGCGGAGAGCTTTGATCCGAGCAGCATGCATCACAACCGGGGGATGGGACCCGCCATGGGGCACATGATCCCGCCACCGGGGGGGTTGCCGCCCATGGCTATCCCTCCGCTGTGCAGCACTTCTGTTTTGGGGTCGATGCAgccgacgatgaggagggatGAGCATCACCACTCTCAGGTTCATccttgggggaggtga
- the HHF1_1 gene encoding Histone H4 (COG:B; EggNog:ENOG503P3ZX) has translation MTGRGKGGKGLGKGGAKRHRKILRDNIQGITKPAIRRLARRGGVKRISAMIYEETRGVLKSFLEGVIRDAVTYTEHAKRKTVTSLDVVYALKRQGRTLYGFGG, from the exons ATGACTGGAC GCGGCAAAGGCGGCAAGGGCCTCGGAAAGGGCGGTGCCAAGCGCCACAGAAAGATTCTTCGCGACAACATCCAGGGCATCACCAAGCCCGCCATCCGCCGTCTCGCCCGTCGTGGCGGTGTGAAGCGTATCTCGGCCATGATCTACGAGGAGACTCGCGGCGTCCTCAAGTCCTTCCTCGAGGGCGTCATCCGTGACGCCGTCACCTACACCGAGCACGCCAAGCGCAAGACCGTCACATCCCTCGACGTTGTCTACGCCCTCAAGAGACAAGGCCGCACCCTCTACGGTTTCGGTGGTTAA